Within the Nocardioides aurantiacus genome, the region GGCCGAGGTTGACGCGATCGTGCTCAAGCGCGCTGAGCGTGTGGCCGCAGACAAGTTCCCCGACTACGCCGACCTCAAGGCCAAGGCCGCACGGGTCGACGAGCTCGACGCCGCCAACGCGACCGAGCTCGAGAAGGCCGTCGCTAAGGCGCGCGCCGAGGGTGCGGCCGAGGTTCAGTCCTCAGCCAACACGCGCCTGGTCAACGCCGAGGCCCGCGCCTTGGCGGCCGAGCAGAAGTTCCGCAACCCGGGCCTCGCCGTCAAGGCGATTGACCTGCGTGACGTCAAGGTCTCCGACGACGGAACCCCCGACGCGGCGGCCATCAAGACGCTCCTCGCTGATCTGGCGAAGGACGAGCCCTACCTGATCGACGAGGGCAAGAACACTCCCCGCCCCGACCCCACCCAGGGCGGCGGGCAGGGGAGGCCCAGCAAGGCCGCGGATGGTCTCGCTGAGGCAGAACGACGTTTCGGCAAGCAGCGCGCCGGGACGCAGCAGTAAGCGGATCGGTACCAGTCCGTCCGCCTCAACCCCAAGTAGTTAGGAACCCACATGACTGACATTTCTGTCGTCAGCACGGGCTACCAGGCGGAGAAGCGGAGCTGGCTCCTGAGCCAGCACGGCACGGACCCTGGCGCCAACCCCGGCATCACCCTCGACGCCTCACTGTTCACGGCGGGCACCCACTTCCCGAACGGCTACCTGCCGTCCGGGACCGCGATCTCCCCCGCGGGTGGGCCGTACTCGGGCACCGGCGCCTGCGCCGGCATCCTGTTCAGCTCGGTGCGGTTCGCGACCCCCACGTCCAAGGTCGGCGGCGCTCTCGTGCGTCACGGCTTCGTCAAGACGAGCAAGCTCCCGTTCTCGTCCGGCACCGGTTCGCTCGGTGCTGGCGGCGCGGCTGCCCTTCCGCTCATCGACTTCTCCTGATCGGAAGGAACTGACTCATGGCTATCGTCTTCGACGGTCCGGTCACCCCGGACGCTCTCACCACGTTCGTCCGCGAGGTCCCCTCGCCGGCCGACCAGGTGCTCAACACCATCCTCCCCGACCGCGTGCTCAACCGGAACACGGTCGACCTCTCGGAGTTGACCCGCACCAACCGGACCGCGCGGTTCCGGGCGTTCGACGCTCGCCTGCACGTCTCCGAGCGGGACACTGTGGCGACGAAGCAGGTCAAGCTGCCGCCGCTGTCGTCCTCGGTGAGTGTCGGTGAATTCGAGCGTCTCCAGCTGGAGTTCGCCCGGCTCGGCGGCA harbors:
- a CDS encoding head decoration protein, which produces MTDISVVSTGYQAEKRSWLLSQHGTDPGANPGITLDASLFTAGTHFPNGYLPSGTAISPAGGPYSGTGACAGILFSSVRFATPTSKVGGALVRHGFVKTSKLPFSSGTGSLGAGGAAALPLIDFS